A region of Mammaliicoccus sp. Dog046 DNA encodes the following proteins:
- a CDS encoding citrate:proton symporter — MNLALLGFGMVIIFMILIMSKKMSALAALIIVPTVFGLIGGFYSKLGDYMVDGLLTVAPTGIMLIFAILYFGVMIDTGLFNPIIEAIMKAVKGDPVKITIGTVALASLVALDGDGTTTFIITVTAMLPLYKKMGMNLYILSTLALLSIGVMNMTPWGGPTARAISSLQLTTEEVFTPIIPVMIAGILFAVFAAYVLGIKERKRVGIKNHLSLSLDDMHNSNGTDEDEKELLRPKLVIVNALLTILLLVALITSFLPIPVLFMIGFAAALLINYPGLGVQSDLIKRHAGNVLAVVGLVFASGIFTGVMNGTEMVDEMAKSLVSIIPESMGNHFALITAVLSMPFTYFMANDPFYYGILPILAESAQQFDVSKAEMARASILGQPVHVLSPLYAAGYLLVGMLGIDYGTNQKVVMKWAIGSSVFMILVAGIIGVISF, encoded by the coding sequence ATGAATTTGGCATTGTTAGGTTTTGGTATGGTTATTATATTTATGATTCTTATCATGAGTAAGAAGATGTCAGCACTGGCAGCTTTAATTATTGTACCTACTGTATTTGGATTGATTGGGGGATTTTATTCAAAACTAGGCGATTATATGGTGGATGGTCTACTCACGGTAGCACCAACAGGCATCATGCTCATATTTGCTATATTATACTTTGGCGTTATGATTGATACCGGATTATTCAATCCAATCATTGAAGCGATTATGAAGGCTGTTAAAGGCGATCCAGTGAAGATCACAATTGGTACAGTTGCACTTGCATCACTTGTCGCGCTTGATGGAGACGGCACAACAACATTTATTATTACAGTAACAGCGATGTTACCTTTATATAAAAAGATGGGCATGAATTTATACATACTATCTACACTTGCTTTATTATCTATCGGTGTTATGAATATGACACCATGGGGTGGACCAACTGCAAGGGCTATCTCATCATTACAATTAACAACAGAAGAAGTATTCACACCGATTATTCCTGTTATGATTGCTGGTATACTGTTTGCAGTATTTGCAGCATATGTATTAGGGATTAAAGAAAGAAAAAGAGTGGGTATTAAGAACCATTTAAGTTTATCACTAGATGATATGCATAATTCAAATGGAACTGATGAAGATGAAAAAGAATTACTAAGACCAAAATTAGTCATTGTGAATGCACTATTAACAATCTTATTATTAGTGGCACTTATAACAAGCTTCTTACCAATTCCAGTTCTATTTATGATTGGTTTTGCGGCAGCGCTTTTAATTAACTATCCAGGATTAGGCGTTCAATCAGACTTAATTAAAAGACACGCCGGAAATGTATTAGCCGTTGTTGGTTTAGTATTTGCGTCAGGGATTTTTACTGGTGTAATGAACGGTACAGAAATGGTAGACGAAATGGCGAAATCATTAGTAAGCATTATTCCAGAATCTATGGGCAACCACTTTGCGTTGATCACAGCAGTACTCAGTATGCCATTTACTTACTTCATGGCTAATGACCCATTCTACTACGGTATCTTACCGATCCTAGCAGAATCTGCACAACAATTTGATGTATCAAAAGCAGAAATGGCAAGAGCATCAATATTAGGACAACCTGTACACGTGCTAAGTCCATTGTATGCAGCAGGATACCTATTAGTAGGTATGTTAGGTATTGATTACGGTACAAACCAAAAAGTCGTTATGAAATGGGCAATAGGGTCATCTGTATTTATGATCCTTGTTGCAGGTATTATAGGTGTCATTTCATTTTAA
- a CDS encoding MarR family transcriptional regulator: MDYQNMKLANQLCFSAYNINRRFAQFYEKQLKSFGLTYSQYLVLLTLWEENPQTLHSIGQKLDLSSNTLTPLLKRLEQSEWVIREQSQQDKRQLIVSLSQKGHDQRDAIYDTISKCVTQDLNVEAYQQMKSAMDQLEAVLKEQIEK, translated from the coding sequence ATGGATTATCAAAATATGAAACTCGCAAATCAACTCTGTTTCTCTGCATATAATATTAATCGCCGCTTTGCTCAATTTTATGAAAAGCAATTAAAATCATTTGGTTTAACTTATTCTCAATACTTAGTATTACTGACTTTATGGGAAGAAAATCCTCAAACGCTCCATTCAATCGGACAAAAGCTTGATCTTTCAAGCAATACACTAACACCCCTTCTTAAAAGGCTTGAACAATCTGAATGGGTAATTAGAGAACAATCACAACAAGACAAACGCCAATTAATCGTTTCATTATCTCAAAAAGGACACGACCAAAGAGATGCTATTTACGACACGATTTCTAAATGTGTCACCCAAGACTTAAATGTCGAAGCGTATCAACAAATGAAAAGTGCAATGGATCAACTAGAAGCAGTACTTAAAGAACAAATAGAAAAATAA
- a CDS encoding peptide-methionine (S)-S-oxide reductase, with the protein METIYLAGGCLWGVQAFVKTIPGVVETEAGRANGSSCELEGEYDGYAECVKIVFDPDVVTVTDLMNELFDIIDPYSVNQQGEDIGLKYRTGVYSTYERHLEIAQQYIDGREDAKQIKVEVKPLLNYVKSAEIHQDRLDKYPDDYCHIPKGLMNKYK; encoded by the coding sequence ATGGAAACTATATATTTAGCTGGTGGTTGTTTATGGGGTGTGCAAGCCTTTGTGAAAACAATTCCCGGTGTGGTTGAGACAGAAGCAGGTAGGGCTAATGGTTCGAGTTGTGAACTTGAAGGTGAATATGATGGTTATGCAGAGTGTGTAAAGATAGTATTTGATCCAGATGTTGTGACAGTTACAGATTTAATGAATGAGTTGTTCGACATCATTGATCCTTATAGTGTAAACCAACAAGGTGAAGATATCGGATTGAAGTATAGAACAGGTGTATATAGTACATATGAACGTCATTTAGAAATAGCACAACAGTATATAGATGGTAGAGAAGACGCCAAACAAATAAAAGTAGAAGTGAAACCCCTGTTAAATTACGTGAAAAGTGCTGAGATACATCAAGATAGACTTGATAAATATCCTGATGACTATTGTCATATTCCAAAAGGATTAATGAACAAATATAAATGA
- a CDS encoding rhodanese-related sulfurtransferase, producing MDYRVLLFYKYTTIEDPETFAAEHLAFCKDLELKGRILVASEGINGTLSGTKADTDKYIEQMKADERFEGITFKIDESEGHTFKKMHVRPRPEIVALDLEDDVNPRELTGNYLSPSEFKEALLSDETIVIDARNDYEYDLGHFRGAIRPNITRFRDLPDWIKENKEQFMDKKIVTYCTGGIRCEKFSGFLLKEGFEDVSQLEGGIATYGKDPETKGEYWDGKMYVFDDRISVEVNQVDKQIVGKEWFDGTPCERYINCSNPECNRQFLVTEENEHKYLGACSHECAEHESNRYVKAHNISDEEKAKRLENFKALV from the coding sequence ATGGATTATAGAGTATTATTATTTTACAAATACACAACAATTGAAGACCCCGAAACTTTCGCTGCTGAACATTTAGCATTCTGTAAAGATTTAGAATTGAAAGGACGTATTTTAGTAGCTTCTGAAGGTATTAACGGTACACTTTCAGGTACTAAAGCAGATACTGATAAATACATCGAACAAATGAAAGCTGACGAAAGATTTGAAGGCATTACATTTAAAATCGACGAATCTGAAGGTCATACTTTCAAAAAAATGCACGTTCGTCCAAGACCTGAAATCGTTGCTTTAGATTTAGAAGATGATGTAAACCCTAGAGAATTAACTGGTAACTACTTATCACCTTCAGAATTTAAAGAAGCATTATTATCAGATGAAACAATTGTGATTGATGCAAGAAACGATTATGAATACGATTTAGGACACTTCCGCGGTGCCATTCGTCCTAACATCACTCGTTTCAGAGACTTACCTGACTGGATTAAAGAGAACAAAGAACAATTTATGGATAAAAAAATCGTAACTTATTGTACAGGTGGTATCCGTTGTGAAAAATTCTCAGGTTTCTTACTTAAAGAAGGATTTGAAGACGTTAGCCAGCTTGAAGGCGGAATCGCAACTTACGGTAAAGATCCAGAAACAAAAGGCGAATATTGGGATGGCAAAATGTATGTCTTCGATGATCGCATCAGTGTAGAAGTTAACCAAGTAGACAAACAAATTGTCGGTAAAGAATGGTTCGACGGTACACCATGTGAAAGATATATCAACTGTAGTAACCCAGAATGTAACCGTCAATTCTTAGTAACAGAAGAAAACGAACATAAATACTTAGGCGCATGTTCACACGAATGTGCTGAACACGAAAGCAACCGTTACGTAAAAGCACACAACATCAGTGACGAAGAAAAAGCAAAACGCCTAGAAAACTTCAAAGCATTAGTATAG
- a CDS encoding MaoC family dehydratase, giving the protein MKYDDFKVGEKFKTKSHLMTEEEIIQFAQTYDPQYIHIDKEEAKSSRFKGIIASGIHTLSVSFKLWVEEGKYGKEIIAGTQMNHVKFKQPVYPGNELYVIAEIKDKKSIKSESGRVTVAISTYNEEDVLVFTGEVSALVEQ; this is encoded by the coding sequence ATGAAATACGATGATTTTAAAGTAGGGGAAAAATTTAAAACGAAAAGTCATTTAATGACTGAAGAAGAAATTATTCAATTTGCGCAAACTTATGATCCACAATATATTCATATAGATAAAGAAGAAGCGAAGAGCAGTCGTTTCAAAGGCATCATTGCATCTGGCATTCATACATTATCCGTGTCATTTAAATTATGGGTTGAAGAAGGAAAGTATGGTAAAGAAATTATTGCAGGGACACAGATGAATCATGTGAAATTCAAGCAGCCTGTTTATCCAGGGAATGAATTGTATGTCATTGCAGAAATTAAAGATAAAAAATCAATCAAATCTGAAAGTGGACGTGTGACAGTAGCGATTTCAACTTATAACGAAGAAGATGTATTAGTGTTTACTGGAGAAGTATCGGCACTTGTTGAACAATAA
- a CDS encoding XRE family transcriptional regulator produces MFIGSNLENVRSLNGLSRKELSEKIAVSEQAIWQYEVKNMMPEINKIYDISKLFNVTTAYFINEQRNEFKEVSVDKHSIAFRAKNYKVSTKMLNKQHSQANYLSNLTSYLFSFVKMPVISIMDLIDELDTFIMDSEETSRDLIIKQCANISRNKLLSDKSNDQLLFQLEKSGIIVYEKHINSDADAFSFWSDTELPFIILGSNKGNAVRRVFDLAHELCHLLLHRYIQFDVLSADEYKAIEREANLFAAEFLLPEEEFVDDFNNLTKKSNPDQMMLLKEKWVVSIQAMGMRAYYLGLITDVQYRYFWASINKKGYKKKEPLDESIQISKPVKINSLLDYFFRENLLSPEQLLNDLKVEPQFLSDIACIDNRILFKYMNTSKTKQHELITNLFR; encoded by the coding sequence ATGTTTATTGGGAGCAATCTCGAAAATGTCAGATCACTCAATGGACTAAGTCGCAAAGAATTATCAGAGAAAATAGCAGTGAGTGAACAAGCAATATGGCAGTATGAAGTGAAAAATATGATGCCCGAAATTAATAAAATATATGATATATCTAAGTTGTTCAATGTTACAACGGCATATTTTATTAATGAGCAACGAAATGAATTCAAAGAAGTATCGGTTGATAAACATTCTATTGCATTTAGAGCGAAAAATTATAAAGTATCTACAAAAATGTTGAATAAACAGCATAGCCAAGCTAATTATCTATCTAATTTAACATCATATTTATTTTCGTTCGTAAAAATGCCCGTAATATCAATTATGGATTTAATAGATGAACTTGATACTTTTATTATGGATTCAGAAGAAACAAGTAGAGATTTAATTATAAAGCAATGTGCAAATATTAGTCGAAATAAATTATTAAGTGATAAAAGTAATGATCAGTTATTGTTCCAATTAGAGAAGTCTGGAATTATAGTTTATGAAAAACATATAAATTCTGATGCTGATGCATTTAGTTTTTGGTCTGACACAGAATTACCATTTATTATTTTAGGAAGTAATAAGGGTAATGCAGTGCGAAGAGTATTTGATTTAGCGCATGAGCTGTGTCATTTACTACTGCATAGGTATATTCAATTTGATGTATTATCTGCAGATGAGTATAAAGCAATTGAGAGAGAAGCTAATTTATTTGCTGCTGAATTCTTATTACCAGAAGAAGAGTTTGTGGATGATTTTAATAATCTCACAAAAAAGTCTAATCCTGATCAAATGATGTTACTTAAAGAGAAATGGGTTGTATCTATACAAGCTATGGGTATGAGAGCATATTATCTTGGGTTAATCACAGATGTACAATATAGATATTTTTGGGCTTCTATTAACAAAAAGGGATATAAAAAGAAAGAACCATTAGATGAATCAATACAAATATCTAAACCTGTGAAGATTAATAGTTTGTTAGATTATTTCTTTAGAGAAAATCTATTGTCACCTGAACAGCTTTTAAATGATTTAAAGGTGGAGCCTCAATTTCTAAGTGATATTGCATGTATAGATAATCGTATTTTATTCAAATACATGAATACTAGTAAAACCAAACAACATGAATTAATTACAAACTTATTTCGGTAA
- a CDS encoding immune inhibitor A domain-containing protein has protein sequence MKIFLKKLSMVTMGAMIALPAFASQASAQSVSPNEDRLLDTLEKEGVIESSNTPKQKDEKLKQYMEDKGEQYRQKYIPNKGQFDKRYNKGNNGKRLGQMDKNEKEMYKKKNNGKRVGSVQEDKYNGEVRKDKVLVLAIEFPDYPHSSITKDETDMYYDDYPVSHFQDMVFGENGYTGPNGKNLMSMKQYYQNQSGGSYDIDGQVHGWYKAKHPASYYGGNVPDDSGSDGKPKELIQEALEQAAKDPDVNLADYDQWDRDDIDGDGVYNEKDGIIDHIMVVHSGPGEEAGGGKLGTDAIWSHRWSLDFDEKGEPYTIPGTDSGLDKFGGKLAAIDYTVQPEDGAAGVFSHEFGHDLGLPDEYDTSYSGKGEPVSFWSIMSSGSWAGAIPGTEPTGFDPYMKEMLQQQHGGNWQKGTEIDASQLTGKTSELLDEATTKGTNNDAVKVKLPDKKTLIQKPIQGEKAYWSGADDDSQYAMEAPLDLSSSKGSELNFKTWYDIEPGYDYGYVQVSTDDGQNWENVEGNITNNDDPDGSGQNQGNGIDGKSNKYVDAKFDLSKYDGKKVKLRFSYITDKYETYPGWFIDQIKVTSNDGKEILSDDAESDSKFDLQGFKQSDGNRYDENYYLLQWRNYTGPDKGLQNIKRGGGTMSYNKGLTVWYVDKSYSDNNVKEHPGHGFISVVDADQNTLNWKKKGLADDPAATQYQVRDAAFSLDHQPQLKLTNDAGYELHDNKIAKNPLFDDSQDYSNQGQPDAGVLLPQNGLKFEVAAKSKDNTVGKVNISK, from the coding sequence GTGAAAATATTTTTAAAGAAATTATCAATGGTTACTATGGGTGCAATGATTGCTCTGCCTGCGTTTGCTTCTCAAGCGTCTGCGCAAAGTGTTTCGCCTAATGAGGATCGGTTATTGGATACTTTGGAAAAGGAAGGTGTCATTGAATCTTCAAATACACCTAAACAAAAGGATGAAAAGTTAAAGCAGTATATGGAAGACAAAGGGGAACAGTATCGCCAGAAATACATACCTAATAAAGGACAATTTGATAAGCGATATAACAAAGGGAACAATGGTAAGCGTCTTGGTCAAATGGACAAGAATGAAAAAGAAATGTATAAAAAGAAAAATAATGGTAAACGTGTAGGTAGTGTTCAAGAGGATAAGTATAATGGCGAGGTACGTAAAGACAAGGTCCTTGTACTAGCAATTGAATTTCCTGATTATCCACATAGTTCAATTACTAAAGACGAAACAGACATGTATTACGATGATTACCCGGTTTCTCATTTTCAAGATATGGTGTTTGGAGAAAATGGTTACACTGGACCAAATGGTAAGAATTTAATGAGCATGAAGCAATACTATCAGAATCAGTCTGGTGGTAGTTATGATATAGATGGACAAGTACATGGTTGGTATAAAGCGAAACATCCTGCAAGTTATTATGGTGGAAATGTTCCTGATGATAGCGGTAGTGATGGTAAGCCTAAAGAACTTATTCAAGAAGCTTTAGAACAAGCAGCTAAAGATCCAGATGTTAATTTAGCAGATTATGATCAATGGGATCGTGATGATATTGATGGTGACGGTGTCTATAATGAGAAGGATGGCATTATTGATCACATCATGGTCGTGCACTCTGGTCCTGGTGAAGAAGCTGGTGGTGGTAAATTAGGTACAGATGCGATTTGGTCTCATAGATGGTCACTTGATTTTGATGAAAAAGGTGAACCGTACACAATTCCAGGAACAGATTCAGGATTAGATAAATTTGGTGGTAAATTAGCAGCAATTGATTACACTGTACAACCTGAAGATGGTGCAGCTGGTGTATTCTCTCATGAATTTGGTCATGATTTAGGACTACCAGATGAATATGACACATCATACAGTGGTAAAGGTGAACCTGTGTCATTCTGGTCGATTATGTCTTCAGGTAGTTGGGCAGGTGCCATTCCAGGGACAGAACCAACTGGATTTGACCCTTACATGAAAGAAATGCTTCAACAGCAACATGGTGGTAATTGGCAAAAAGGTACTGAAATAGATGCTTCACAATTAACAGGGAAGACTTCGGAATTGCTTGATGAAGCAACAACGAAAGGTACAAATAATGACGCTGTTAAAGTGAAGTTACCTGATAAAAAGACATTGATTCAAAAACCAATTCAAGGTGAAAAAGCTTATTGGAGTGGTGCAGATGATGATTCTCAATATGCAATGGAAGCACCTTTAGATTTATCATCATCAAAAGGCAGTGAATTAAACTTTAAGACTTGGTACGATATCGAACCAGGATACGATTATGGTTATGTTCAAGTTTCAACAGACGATGGTCAAAATTGGGAGAATGTTGAAGGAAACATTACGAATAATGATGATCCAGATGGAAGCGGTCAAAACCAAGGAAATGGTATCGATGGTAAGTCTAATAAATATGTAGATGCGAAATTTGATTTATCTAAATATGACGGTAAGAAAGTGAAATTACGATTCTCATATATCACAGATAAATATGAAACATATCCAGGTTGGTTTATAGATCAAATTAAAGTGACTTCTAACGATGGTAAAGAGATATTAAGTGATGATGCAGAAAGTGATTCTAAATTTGATTTACAAGGTTTCAAACAAAGTGATGGTAATCGATATGATGAGAATTATTACTTGTTACAATGGAGAAATTATACTGGTCCAGATAAAGGCTTACAGAACATTAAACGCGGTGGCGGAACGATGTCATATAATAAAGGTTTAACAGTATGGTATGTAGACAAGAGCTACTCTGATAATAATGTAAAAGAACATCCTGGACACGGATTTATTAGTGTCGTTGATGCAGATCAAAATACACTTAATTGGAAGAAGAAAGGTTTAGCTGATGATCCAGCAGCTACGCAATACCAAGTGAGAGATGCAGCGTTTAGTTTAGATCATCAACCACAATTGAAGTTAACGAATGATGCAGGATACGAGCTACATGATAACAAAATTGCTAAAAATCCGTTGTTCGATGATAGCCAAGATTATTCAAATCAAGGTCAACCCGATGCAGGTGTATTATTGCCACAAAACGGTCTGAAATTTGAAGTCGCAGCGAAAAGTAAAGACAACACAGTAGGTAAAGTAAATATTTCAAAATAG
- a CDS encoding YfiT family bacillithiol transferase: protein MDVKFPIGKLETPEKVSLNHVQQWADEVANFSNRLRAVVDDLDSEALSKTYREGSWTVRQLVHHITDSQVNLYTRLKITLTDDSEPKITGFIQDEWVKLPDSQLPIECSIRMLEGINERVVAICREVKEDQLGRIYMHPDDGATTLATTIAKLAWHEEHHLAHIKIALSK from the coding sequence ATGGATGTAAAGTTTCCAATTGGCAAGTTAGAAACGCCAGAGAAAGTATCATTAAATCATGTTCAGCAATGGGCAGATGAAGTTGCGAATTTTTCAAATAGATTAAGAGCAGTTGTGGATGATTTAGATTCTGAAGCATTAAGTAAGACGTATCGAGAAGGTAGCTGGACCGTTCGCCAATTAGTTCACCATATTACAGATTCTCAAGTTAACTTATATACGCGATTAAAAATCACATTAACTGATGATAGCGAACCAAAAATAACTGGATTTATTCAAGATGAATGGGTGAAGTTACCAGATAGTCAATTACCAATCGAATGTTCTATTAGAATGCTTGAAGGTATAAATGAACGAGTAGTAGCGATTTGTCGAGAAGTTAAAGAGGATCAGTTAGGACGTATTTATATGCATCCTGACGATGGCGCAACAACACTTGCAACTACGATTGCTAAGCTTGCTTGGCATGAAGAGCATCACTTAGCACACATTAAAATTGCGCTATCAAAATAA
- the fadH gene encoding 2,4-dienoyl-CoA reductase — protein sequence MKDKVMIVTGGSSGMGKAMAQRFAEEGAKVVITGRSLERLEEAKKDIEQYEGQVRCIDMDVRDAERVQYTVDETMRTFGKIDGLVNNAAGNFICAAEDLSINGWNSVVDIVLNGTWYCSQAVGKAWIKQGYKGRILNIVATYSWTAGAGVIHSASAKAGVLAMTRTLAVEWGTKYGITVNAIAPGPIDNTGGAKKLSLSEDARQQTIDSVPVGRMGEPEEIAGLAKFLFSPEAAYINGEVVTMDGGQWLNRNPF from the coding sequence ATGAAGGATAAAGTGATGATTGTAACAGGTGGTAGCAGTGGTATGGGGAAAGCAATGGCACAACGATTTGCAGAAGAAGGCGCAAAAGTAGTCATAACAGGACGTTCTTTAGAAAGATTAGAAGAAGCTAAGAAAGATATTGAACAATATGAAGGACAAGTTCGTTGTATAGATATGGATGTACGTGATGCTGAACGTGTTCAATATACAGTTGATGAAACGATGCGCACATTTGGAAAAATAGATGGACTCGTTAATAATGCGGCAGGGAATTTTATATGTGCAGCAGAAGACTTATCCATTAATGGATGGAATTCAGTTGTAGATATTGTCTTGAATGGCACATGGTATTGTTCACAAGCAGTTGGGAAAGCATGGATCAAGCAAGGATATAAAGGAAGAATCTTAAATATCGTTGCTACATATTCATGGACTGCAGGAGCTGGCGTGATCCATTCAGCAAGCGCAAAAGCAGGTGTGCTCGCAATGACACGTACACTTGCCGTTGAGTGGGGAACGAAGTATGGTATAACCGTGAATGCAATCGCACCAGGTCCAATTGATAATACAGGTGGAGCGAAGAAATTGTCTTTATCAGAAGATGCAAGACAACAAACGATAGATAGCGTACCAGTTGGACGAATGGGAGAGCCAGAAGAAATCGCAGGATTGGCTAAATTCTTATTCTCACCAGAAGCTGCATATATAAATGGAGAAGTCGTGACGATGGATGGCGGACAATGGCTAAATAGAAATCCATTTTAA
- a CDS encoding phosphomevalonate kinase, producing MIQVKAPGKLYIAGEYAVTEPGYKSVLIAVDRFVMATIEDTNSASGFIHSKTLHHEPITFKREQDKIIISDTNAAEQLKYITQAVEVFEQYARSANVTLRHYHITIDSNLDDASGHKYGLGSSAAVLVSVIKGLNEFYNMQLSNLFIYKLAVIANMKLQSLSSCGDIAVSVYTGWLVYSTFDHDWVKQQIQETSVMDVLHKNWPGLHIEPLQAPEGMEVLIGWTGSPASSQHLVREVKRLKADPTIYGQFLDQSQMFVEQLIKSFKTNNIKGVQETIRKNRTVIQYLDSFVTIDIETPHLKKLCIIGEKYGGASKTSGAGGGDCGITIVENDKNKQKIYDEWAKNDIKPLKLNIYNGQ from the coding sequence ATGATTCAAGTCAAAGCGCCGGGTAAACTGTACATTGCTGGAGAATATGCAGTTACAGAACCTGGATATAAATCTGTATTAATCGCAGTGGACCGATTTGTAATGGCTACAATTGAAGATACCAACTCAGCTTCTGGGTTCATACACTCTAAGACATTACATCATGAGCCAATTACTTTTAAGAGAGAGCAAGATAAAATCATCATTTCGGATACAAACGCAGCAGAACAACTTAAATATATTACGCAAGCAGTTGAAGTATTTGAACAATACGCAAGAAGTGCAAATGTTACTTTAAGACATTATCACATTACAATAGACAGTAACTTAGACGATGCATCTGGTCATAAATACGGACTAGGTTCTAGTGCTGCTGTTTTAGTATCTGTCATCAAAGGTTTAAATGAATTTTACAATATGCAATTATCCAATTTATTTATATATAAACTCGCTGTTATCGCAAATATGAAATTACAAAGTTTAAGTTCATGTGGAGATATCGCTGTCAGTGTTTATACAGGATGGTTAGTATATAGCACATTTGATCACGATTGGGTTAAACAACAAATCCAGGAAACATCAGTTATGGACGTTCTACATAAGAATTGGCCAGGACTTCATATTGAACCCCTTCAAGCACCCGAAGGCATGGAAGTACTTATAGGATGGACAGGCTCACCCGCTTCTTCTCAACATTTAGTTAGAGAAGTTAAACGACTTAAAGCTGACCCTACCATCTATGGACAATTCCTTGATCAATCACAAATGTTTGTAGAGCAACTCATCAAATCATTTAAAACAAATAATATCAAAGGCGTTCAAGAAACCATTAGGAAGAATCGAACAGTCATACAATATTTAGATTCATTTGTAACAATCGATATCGAGACACCACATTTGAAAAAACTGTGCATCATTGGAGAGAAGTATGGCGGTGCTAGTAAAACATCAGGTGCTGGTGGTGGAGATTGCGGCATCACAATTGTCGAGAATGATAAAAACAAACAAAAAATATATGATGAATGGGCAAAGAATGACATCAAACCATTAAAACTCAATATATATAACGGACAATAA
- a CDS encoding GNAT family N-acetyltransferase codes for MQLIRYNDTYYQSILDYQINDDQLQFTKSPIENLKLSKNNPNRHCILGLNNQNEVVVFFVLHEYCEFTKHFTTPAESTIFVRSLSTDERHLRKGYARESLAQLDHLLSKQMPHIKHIALLVDKPNHIAYQLYIRLGFKDINIDVNHTGTIQTLMLKDL; via the coding sequence ATGCAATTAATAAGATACAATGACACTTACTATCAATCTATTCTGGACTATCAAATCAATGATGACCAATTACAATTCACGAAATCACCAATAGAAAATCTTAAGTTATCGAAAAATAATCCAAACCGTCATTGTATACTTGGACTCAATAATCAAAATGAAGTAGTCGTATTTTTTGTGTTACATGAATACTGTGAATTTACAAAGCACTTCACCACACCAGCTGAATCTACTATTTTCGTAAGGTCATTATCAACCGATGAACGTCATTTAAGAAAAGGCTATGCAAGAGAAAGTTTAGCTCAATTAGACCACTTACTGTCTAAACAGATGCCACATATCAAACATATCGCTCTACTTGTTGATAAACCAAACCACATCGCATATCAGCTATACATTAGACTTGGTTTTAAAGATATCAATATAGATGTTAATCACACTGGCACAATCCAAACATTAATGTTGAAGGATCTATAA